In one window of Candidatus Sulfuricurvum sp. RIFRC-1 DNA:
- a CDS encoding OmpA family protein, translating into MQTKIAIGLLTLGLSWAHLSADVSEMIFYPQADFSEGIFHFNYQGAKNKNYGFMFDRGFDSNRIVYVRPEEHSIEKLKDGSVKLSFANTDRYSYVQRAYKDDFLVSEENGVYKILLSGGDCKGSPDCVTAENILTVNVPKGYGVRKYQGLDQDLKPLKNPIWQAKGNTYTLTARDVKGACVMMEIEKLKPGQTITPMVVAANEIKPLSAPEPTPTNVPVLTPPVAEVKPVAVVPVSKITAPAIITPTPIVKTEPKVEKPIAVAAKPIIEKPLATTPAPVAYFRNFQLFDNRIVALNEAGKTRLNEWAKVFKVSGNKSIIINSYTDDIPPQRLKHLYATNEIISEARGKVVAEYLATQGIDPSIITVNGMGDADPIAPNTTEEGRSKNRRIEFILN; encoded by the coding sequence ATGCAAACTAAAATAGCTATCGGACTACTAACACTAGGGCTCAGTTGGGCTCATTTGAGCGCTGATGTATCGGAGATGATTTTTTATCCGCAAGCCGATTTTTCAGAAGGAATTTTTCACTTTAATTATCAAGGTGCTAAAAATAAAAACTACGGATTTATGTTTGATCGCGGATTTGATTCAAATCGGATTGTTTATGTCCGACCTGAAGAGCATTCGATTGAAAAATTGAAAGACGGAAGCGTTAAACTCTCTTTTGCCAATACCGATCGCTATTCGTATGTGCAGCGTGCGTATAAAGACGATTTTTTGGTATCGGAAGAGAACGGTGTCTATAAAATACTCCTCAGCGGCGGGGATTGCAAGGGGAGTCCTGATTGTGTGACGGCAGAAAATATCCTTACCGTTAATGTACCGAAAGGGTATGGTGTCCGTAAATATCAGGGATTGGATCAAGATCTCAAGCCCCTTAAAAACCCGATATGGCAGGCAAAAGGGAATACGTATACGCTGACCGCCCGTGATGTCAAAGGGGCGTGTGTGATGATGGAGATTGAAAAACTCAAACCGGGTCAAACCATAACGCCGATGGTAGTTGCCGCCAATGAGATCAAACCGCTTAGCGCGCCGGAACCAACCCCAACGAACGTTCCGGTATTAACGCCTCCGGTTGCGGAAGTCAAACCGGTCGCTGTTGTCCCTGTGAGCAAAATTACGGCACCGGCAATCATCACACCAACCCCTATCGTAAAAACCGAACCGAAAGTTGAAAAACCGATTGCGGTTGCGGCGAAGCCGATCATTGAAAAACCCTTAGCAACAACTCCAGCACCGGTAGCGTATTTCCGCAATTTTCAGCTGTTTGACAATCGGATAGTCGCCCTCAACGAAGCGGGAAAAACACGGTTGAATGAGTGGGCAAAAGTGTTCAAAGTCTCTGGAAACAAATCGATTATCATCAATTCGTATACCGACGATATTCCGCCACAGCGTCTCAAACATCTTTATGCAACGAATGAGATTATCTCTGAAGCACGGGGAAAAGTGGTCGCGGAGTATTTGGCAACGCAGGGGATTGATCCGAGTATCATTACGGTAAACGGGATGGGAGATGCCGATCCGATTGCTCCCAATACGACCGAAGAGGGGCGATCCAAAAACCGACGGATCGAATTTATTCTTAATTAG
- a CDS encoding RMD1 family protein has translation MNLLSLYLDHPISKSALEYSFDLTMNKGVENGYYGRNDTLHALLAPFGVLTLIADEKKTILSALSTLGISMEDEQKLITQDYPIQIDPNHPEAFSITNQVIILREDTVLSLNVIALAISQSVGLEHYEKRLDTLFSQSRRIVASIHHFSISRRSHLMQFAKRLALTRHDMVSNLLLLDKPNILWDNEEAENLYNRLAFILELYDRHEIALSKLSQIKEDVMLVMDIINHKKSEFLEWIIIVLIAVEIVMGIMEMVK, from the coding sequence ATGAACCTATTATCTCTTTATCTCGATCATCCAATCAGTAAATCAGCCCTAGAGTATTCCTTTGATTTAACCATGAACAAAGGGGTTGAAAACGGTTACTACGGCCGGAATGATACCCTGCATGCGCTCCTTGCCCCTTTTGGCGTTTTGACACTGATTGCGGATGAGAAAAAAACTATTTTGAGCGCTCTCTCAACGCTGGGCATATCGATGGAAGATGAACAAAAACTGATCACCCAAGATTACCCCATCCAAATCGATCCGAATCACCCCGAAGCGTTCAGCATCACCAATCAAGTGATTATCCTCCGAGAAGATACCGTGTTAAGCCTCAATGTCATCGCTCTGGCGATTTCGCAAAGCGTCGGATTGGAACATTACGAAAAGCGGCTCGACACCCTCTTCTCCCAAAGCCGTCGAATCGTGGCATCGATTCATCATTTCTCGATCAGCCGGCGTTCGCATCTCATGCAGTTTGCCAAACGTCTTGCCCTCACCCGCCATGATATGGTCAGTAATCTGCTGTTACTCGACAAACCCAATATTCTATGGGATAACGAAGAAGCGGAAAATCTCTATAACCGTCTTGCCTTTATCCTCGAGCTCTACGACCGTCACGAAATCGCCCTCTCCAAACTCTCTCAAATCAAAGAGGATGTCATGCTCGTTATGGACATCATCAACCACAAAAAAAGTGAATTTTTAGAATGGATCATCATTGTCCTCATCGCCGTCGAAATTGTTATGGGCATTATGGAGATGGTAAAATAA
- a CDS encoding c-type cytochrome, with protein sequence MKKILMLMVLGVSALVAADGAKLYGAKCAECHGVDGKDAAISGKAIAGDTAALTKLMGYKAGSFGGDQKVTMQASLDGLSDNDLKILAAHIATLK encoded by the coding sequence ATGAAAAAAATATTGATGTTGATGGTATTGGGTGTTTCCGCCCTCGTAGCCGCCGATGGGGCAAAGCTCTACGGAGCCAAATGTGCCGAATGTCACGGTGTAGACGGCAAAGATGCTGCCATCTCCGGCAAAGCGATCGCAGGGGATACGGCGGCATTGACAAAACTCATGGGATACAAAGCGGGAAGTTTCGGCGGTGATCAAAAAGTGACGATGCAAGCCTCTTTAGATGGTCTAAGTGACAATGATCTTAAAATTCTCGCCGCACATATCGCTACCTTAAAATAA
- a CDS encoding sensor domain-containing diguanylate cyclase → MQTIQRYFPDIQECIHDFGINLESMHTGSTDSRLYTQALIEHKQLFLDLLLSSTEEEIEKNTLTLVQFTIEYEISYLFLYSELITVARKLLGTLIEQQDFENIGEINRYFEGHEDRISVLYLQKFLMQLTLKGELRLSHIAIMPDKKFMIHYESHIRWILNLIHYVQENKFDDTYPQLNPNLCEFGQWMHSATTTYLLSTSHFKVIDKLHINLHDLAANVINYCKSKTARPATLIHLMQRIDYYSLEIGNEIAFLNEIEESAKDPLTHLLTRRLFDKIMLNKLDISKATGREFSLMMCDLDHFKQINDTYGHAVGDIVLKHFSGILEQTLRKSDYIFRFGGEEFMILLPTTSKEEALLLGQKICDITAEKEVLLDEVSIRYTVSIGVVSVLLGSSVPIQQDTIDQFVMQVDEKLYLAKERGRNRVE, encoded by the coding sequence ATGCAAACGATTCAACGCTATTTCCCGGATATTCAAGAGTGTATCCATGATTTCGGTATTAATCTCGAAAGTATGCATACCGGTAGCACCGATAGCCGTCTCTACACCCAAGCTCTCATCGAGCATAAACAGCTGTTTTTAGATCTTCTCCTCTCGAGCACCGAAGAAGAGATTGAAAAAAACACCCTCACGCTCGTCCAATTTACCATCGAATACGAGATATCCTACCTTTTTTTATACAGTGAGCTCATCACCGTCGCCCGAAAACTTCTCGGCACCCTTATCGAACAACAGGATTTTGAGAATATTGGTGAAATAAACCGCTATTTTGAAGGGCATGAAGATCGAATCAGTGTTTTGTACCTGCAAAAATTTCTCATGCAGCTTACCCTTAAAGGCGAACTCCGCCTCTCCCATATCGCGATCATGCCCGATAAAAAATTTATGATCCATTATGAGTCCCATATTCGTTGGATACTTAATCTGATTCACTATGTCCAAGAGAATAAATTTGACGATACCTATCCCCAACTTAACCCAAACCTCTGTGAATTTGGCCAGTGGATGCACAGCGCAACCACCACCTATCTCCTCTCAACATCCCATTTTAAAGTGATCGACAAACTCCATATCAATCTCCATGATCTGGCAGCCAATGTCATCAACTATTGCAAAAGTAAAACAGCTCGCCCTGCAACCTTGATCCATCTTATGCAGCGGATCGATTACTATTCTCTTGAGATCGGAAATGAGATTGCTTTTCTTAACGAGATCGAAGAGAGCGCCAAAGACCCGCTCACCCATCTGCTAACCCGTCGGCTGTTTGATAAAATCATGCTCAATAAGCTCGATATCTCCAAGGCAACCGGCAGAGAGTTTTCTCTGATGATGTGTGATTTGGACCATTTCAAACAGATCAACGATACCTACGGTCATGCAGTAGGAGATATCGTACTTAAACATTTTTCCGGTATTTTGGAGCAGACACTTCGTAAATCCGATTATATTTTTCGCTTCGGAGGAGAAGAGTTTATGATCTTGCTTCCCACGACAAGTAAAGAAGAGGCGCTTCTCCTTGGGCAAAAAATATGTGATATAACGGCTGAGAAAGAGGTCTTGTTGGATGAAGTATCCATCCGCTACACGGTCAGTATCGGAGTGGTCTCCGTCCTTCTTGGCAGCTCAGTACCCATCCAGCAAGATACGATAGATCAATTTGTCATGCAAGTCGATGAAAAACTCTATCTCGCGAAAGAGCGTGGACGCAATCGCGTCGAATAA
- a CDS encoding EAL domain-containing protein, with protein sequence MKLITLKSLLSESPRALQGDQSIANALAMMTELSISSIIIVNKENRPIGIFTEHDALRVVADVISIETALAEVMTTDPFCVENTLYLHDAYTLMEEKGYRHLVVVDELGLFAGVVSEGDFLRHIGFEQLGKFKVVSEAMSSSPLILALDTPLFEAAAAMRERKCDYGVVLEGPHPVGVVTERDIAHWCAQKEIGETMVNELLHHDCHLIHKEIPLQEAATLMEAHGIHQLIVVDETGNLVGLLSRHDVLHAVHGAYFEYLIRVIDHKNDTISKIGEQKKELKIEKESIEKNALKLRKLFEALPDGVVLLESSTMRAVEFNEAAYQQLGYDSEEFALLGIPDYCTTETPEETRQHIEAIEREGKDSFVTQHRTKDGSVIDVWVNVIAIDLGGVPHMIAVFRDITEQKRIERHLQEQQAELAHQSTFLRTLLDNIPDLIFSKDLDGKYLACNTMFERFFGEKESAIIGKTDFDFVDAALAQFFRDNDHAAIRGGKPRNNEEYLMFADKSYEGQFEVTKVPMKDASRNVIGMLGIARDITERKRYEAQLETLANYDPLTGLANRALLMSHLQNSIVQAKRHTAQIALLMFDLDRFKDINDSYGHHAGDELLQVVAERFSSRLREGDIISRLGGDEFAVVLEHLAHAEDAGRLAEEMIEALGAEYKLSSGASIHIGSSVGIVLFPDHGEDASELLQHADAALYKAKAEGRGTYHYYTDELTDSARKRIECETRLRRAVMNQEFEVYYQPQVHIATGRIVGAEALIRWNCPVRGLVSPTLFIPIAEETGLIGEIGEWVLNETCRQGKIWLDQGHRLTLAVNLSAHQVRHQNIPAMVEDALKKSGYPADRLELELTESALMQREEEAVAMLHTLRAHGIRLAIDDFGTGYSSLSYLKRFPIDVLKIDKSFVDDIPFESDDMAIVTAIIAMGQALGFQILAEGTERIEQIEFLREKGCTMYQGYFKSPPVPAAEFAKLLA encoded by the coding sequence GTGAAGCTGATTACCTTAAAATCGCTCCTCTCCGAGAGTCCCAGAGCATTGCAGGGCGATCAGAGCATAGCAAATGCTCTGGCGATGATGACGGAGCTCTCAATCAGTTCGATTATCATCGTAAACAAGGAGAACCGCCCGATCGGGATTTTCACGGAGCATGATGCTCTGCGTGTTGTTGCGGATGTGATTAGCATAGAGACCGCTTTAGCGGAAGTGATGACAACGGACCCTTTTTGTGTCGAGAATACCCTTTATTTGCATGATGCCTATACGTTGATGGAGGAGAAAGGGTATCGCCATTTGGTCGTTGTAGATGAACTCGGGTTGTTTGCGGGGGTAGTGAGCGAGGGGGATTTTCTACGACATATCGGCTTTGAACAACTGGGAAAATTCAAGGTCGTTTCCGAAGCAATGAGCAGTTCGCCGCTCATTCTTGCTCTGGATACCCCTCTTTTTGAAGCGGCAGCTGCAATGCGGGAACGTAAATGCGATTATGGGGTGGTTCTTGAGGGTCCCCATCCTGTCGGAGTCGTTACGGAGAGAGATATTGCTCACTGGTGTGCTCAAAAAGAGATAGGGGAGACGATGGTAAACGAACTCCTCCATCATGATTGCCATCTGATCCACAAAGAGATTCCACTCCAAGAAGCGGCAACATTGATGGAAGCGCACGGTATTCATCAGCTGATTGTTGTGGATGAGACAGGGAATCTTGTAGGACTGCTCAGCCGGCATGATGTTCTTCATGCGGTACACGGGGCCTATTTTGAATATTTAATCCGAGTTATCGATCACAAAAATGATACGATTAGCAAAATAGGGGAGCAGAAAAAAGAGCTCAAAATCGAGAAAGAGTCGATTGAAAAAAATGCGTTGAAGCTTCGAAAATTGTTCGAAGCCCTTCCTGATGGGGTTGTTCTGCTGGAGAGTAGCACCATGAGAGCGGTCGAGTTTAATGAAGCGGCTTACCAGCAGTTGGGATACGATTCAGAGGAGTTTGCCCTGTTGGGGATTCCTGATTATTGTACGACGGAAACACCCGAAGAGACCCGTCAGCATATCGAAGCGATTGAACGTGAAGGGAAAGACAGTTTTGTGACGCAGCATCGTACCAAAGATGGGAGTGTGATCGATGTGTGGGTGAATGTAATCGCGATTGATTTAGGCGGAGTCCCACACATGATCGCGGTTTTTCGTGATATCACCGAGCAAAAGAGGATTGAGAGACATTTACAAGAACAGCAGGCAGAACTGGCACATCAGAGCACTTTTTTACGAACCCTATTGGACAATATTCCCGATTTGATTTTTTCAAAAGATTTAGACGGAAAATATTTGGCCTGCAATACTATGTTTGAACGTTTCTTCGGTGAAAAAGAATCCGCAATTATCGGAAAAACCGATTTTGATTTTGTGGATGCGGCATTGGCGCAATTTTTTCGTGATAACGATCACGCGGCGATTCGGGGAGGAAAACCGCGTAATAATGAAGAGTATTTGATGTTTGCCGATAAAAGCTATGAGGGGCAGTTCGAAGTTACAAAGGTCCCGATGAAAGATGCTTCGAGAAACGTGATCGGAATGCTCGGAATTGCACGGGATATTACGGAACGGAAGCGTTATGAAGCACAGTTGGAAACGTTGGCAAATTACGATCCTCTAACGGGTTTGGCGAATCGTGCTTTGTTAATGTCACATCTTCAAAATTCGATTGTTCAGGCGAAGCGGCATACGGCACAAATAGCACTCTTAATGTTCGATTTGGACCGTTTCAAAGACATTAACGATAGTTACGGACACCATGCCGGAGATGAACTGTTGCAGGTTGTCGCAGAGAGGTTTTCATCCCGCTTGCGAGAAGGGGATATTATCAGCCGTTTGGGGGGTGATGAATTTGCCGTAGTGCTGGAACATTTAGCCCATGCTGAGGATGCAGGACGATTAGCGGAAGAGATGATCGAGGCGTTGGGAGCGGAGTATAAGCTCTCCAGTGGAGCGTCTATTCATATCGGTTCAAGCGTAGGAATTGTTTTATTCCCCGATCATGGAGAGGATGCGTCAGAGCTTTTGCAGCATGCCGACGCGGCACTTTATAAAGCCAAAGCAGAGGGGCGGGGAACCTATCACTATTATACGGATGAACTGACCGATTCGGCACGTAAGCGGATAGAGTGTGAAACACGTTTACGGCGTGCGGTGATGAATCAAGAATTTGAAGTCTACTACCAGCCGCAAGTGCATATCGCAACGGGTCGTATTGTCGGAGCCGAAGCATTGATTCGCTGGAATTGTCCTGTGCGAGGTCTTGTCTCTCCTACCCTTTTTATCCCGATCGCCGAAGAGACGGGACTGATCGGAGAGATTGGGGAGTGGGTACTGAATGAGACGTGCAGACAGGGGAAAATCTGGCTTGATCAGGGGCATCGTCTGACGTTAGCCGTTAATCTTTCCGCCCATCAGGTTCGCCACCAAAATATTCCGGCGATGGTCGAAGATGCTCTTAAAAAAAGCGGGTATCCAGCGGATAGGCTTGAACTCGAACTGACCGAAAGTGCCTTGATGCAGCGTGAAGAGGAAGCGGTCGCCATGCTGCATACCCTTCGTGCTCACGGTATCCGTTTGGCGATTGATGATTTCGGTACAGGGTATTCATCGCTCTCGTATCTCAAACGGTTTCCGATCGATGTGTTGAAAATCGATAAAAGTTTTGTGGACGATATTCCGTTTGAATCGGATGATATGGCGATCGTTACGGCGATCATTGCCATGGGGCAAGCTTTAGGCTTTCAGATTCTTGCCGAAGGGACAGAGCGTATCGAGCAGATTGAATTTTTGAGGGAAAAAGGGTGTACGATGTATCAGGGGTATTTTAAAAGCCCGCCGGTTCCGGCAGCGGAGTTTGCAAAACTCCTCGCATGA
- a CDS encoding diguanylate cyclase has translation MFFPTLGLIATTNVITVDIHQSIQDALNKMHLHNHRSIIVVNQTLHHIISTKDIIRLKLEGISFSTPLSQVMLRPLPMIDKESNIVSALNLTNDIDEHICVCNADGSLYGLVTNSDIVASVDPQVILDSLQIATIFEKKYGYKSFAPDTPMSEILEFMKDSLSDCVIIQKGGEAVGILTSKDILRFIGDEAHSSMKVSDIMSSPVETLNQKASINEGLEYLRKRPYKRIVVTDDEGHVAGIVTQQDLISRTYLKWSQLMQDHFKQFEEITQILQQKNQHLTQLATKDLLTDIHNRHMFIELFSKELSQLKRQSNKLALVMIDLDHFKQINDTHGHNIGDAVLKQFASLVTGSVREADLFARWGGEEFVLLLRNAGCEEGYGVAEKIRSLLEAENFDGVGQVTCSIGITEVKGEDTLHTAIERADDAMYAAKDAGRNCTIACESRE, from the coding sequence ATGTTTTTCCCAACCCTTGGGTTAATCGCAACAACAAATGTGATAACGGTTGATATCCATCAGAGTATTCAAGATGCCCTGAATAAAATGCATTTGCATAATCATCGCAGTATTATTGTTGTGAATCAAACGCTTCATCATATTATTTCGACCAAAGACATTATTCGTTTAAAGCTGGAGGGAATCTCGTTTTCAACCCCCCTTTCTCAGGTAATGCTTCGCCCTTTGCCGATGATTGACAAAGAGAGCAACATCGTCAGCGCTCTGAATCTCACCAACGATATCGACGAGCATATTTGTGTCTGCAATGCGGATGGAAGTTTGTACGGATTGGTGACCAACAGCGATATCGTCGCGAGCGTTGATCCTCAGGTGATTCTCGATTCGCTTCAAATTGCCACGATTTTTGAAAAAAAATACGGCTACAAAAGCTTTGCTCCGGATACCCCTATGTCGGAGATTCTGGAGTTTATGAAAGATTCTCTGAGTGATTGCGTGATTATTCAAAAAGGGGGCGAAGCGGTTGGAATCCTCACTTCAAAAGACATACTTCGATTTATCGGAGATGAAGCACACAGCAGTATGAAAGTGTCAGACATCATGTCTTCTCCGGTCGAAACTCTCAACCAAAAAGCTTCGATCAATGAGGGGTTGGAATATCTGCGCAAACGCCCCTATAAGAGAATCGTAGTAACCGATGATGAGGGGCATGTTGCGGGTATCGTGACACAGCAGGATTTGATCTCCAGAACGTATCTCAAATGGTCACAGCTGATGCAGGATCATTTTAAACAGTTCGAAGAGATCACCCAAATCCTCCAGCAAAAGAATCAACATTTAACGCAGCTTGCGACCAAAGATCTTCTCACAGATATCCATAATCGCCATATGTTTATTGAACTTTTTTCGAAAGAGCTTTCTCAGCTGAAGCGTCAGAGTAATAAACTGGCGTTGGTGATGATTGATTTGGATCATTTCAAACAGATTAACGACACGCACGGACATAACATCGGTGATGCAGTTCTTAAACAGTTTGCGTCATTGGTGACCGGTTCGGTCCGTGAAGCGGATCTTTTTGCCCGTTGGGGCGGAGAGGAATTTGTCTTGCTGCTCCGTAATGCAGGATGCGAAGAGGGGTATGGTGTGGCGGAAAAAATCCGCTCACTTCTCGAAGCGGAAAACTTCGACGGGGTCGGACAGGTGACATGCAGCATCGGAATTACCGAAGTGAAGGGTGAAGACACTCTCCACACGGCGATAGAGAGAGCGGATGATGCGATGTATGCGGCCAAAGATGCAGGGCGTAACTGTACGATTGCGTGCGAGAGCAGAGAGTGA
- a CDS encoding diguanylate cyclase: MELLAVPSLVIVLALWVVHSVFLNRRLLQSQNRYQQFFNDSPVAHIVIDKNHRIIEWNETAEIIFGWERDQAIGEEIIDFLVPQFDKAHVYTILKKASADGLSHSKNYNVTRHYKEIFCEWRNRLLEGTDGEMLCMAQDITVSQKILDDLHKRSTALEGAGDAIFYTDEKGFIEFANRSFFFLNISDPDTVYGNHIGTFLFEDRLTFSTLKSQFNAEQTWRGRITKSFEGKSKVLSVSITAIYHRSRLVSYIANLHDITVLSSHVDALTYRAQYDALTGTLNRTAMNDRLSQALFRAQRNGNKIALYFIDLNDFKQINDQYGHEAGDILLRSIGQNLQACLRNTDTVCRYGGDEFIVIIEDIKGENHLDTILETIQTAICEPINIENETIIYPHASIGMALYPDDAVDEENLIRAADISMYTAKKEKYLSVPAPIRDADNRNR, encoded by the coding sequence ATGGAGCTTTTAGCGGTCCCTTCTCTCGTTATCGTACTGGCCTTATGGGTTGTACACTCCGTTTTTCTCAATCGCCGCTTACTCCAAAGCCAGAACCGCTATCAACAATTTTTTAATGATTCTCCCGTCGCCCATATCGTTATCGATAAAAACCATAGAATTATCGAGTGGAATGAAACAGCGGAGATCATTTTCGGCTGGGAACGTGACCAAGCAATAGGGGAAGAGATCATCGATTTTTTAGTCCCTCAATTTGACAAAGCGCACGTCTACACTATTCTCAAAAAAGCCTCAGCAGATGGGCTTAGTCACTCCAAAAATTATAATGTTACGCGCCACTACAAAGAGATCTTTTGCGAATGGCGAAACCGGTTGCTTGAGGGGACCGATGGAGAGATGTTATGTATGGCGCAAGACATCACCGTCTCCCAAAAAATCCTCGATGATTTGCATAAGCGTTCTACGGCCCTAGAGGGTGCCGGTGACGCCATTTTTTACACCGATGAAAAAGGGTTTATCGAATTCGCCAACCGAAGCTTCTTTTTCCTCAACATCAGTGATCCCGACACCGTATACGGCAATCATATCGGAACCTTTTTATTTGAAGATCGTCTCACATTTAGTACCTTAAAATCCCAATTTAATGCCGAACAAACCTGGAGAGGGCGCATTACAAAATCGTTTGAGGGAAAAAGCAAAGTCCTCAGTGTCTCGATTACCGCCATCTATCACCGCAGCCGTCTGGTCAGTTATATCGCCAATCTGCACGACATTACGGTGCTAAGTTCTCATGTTGATGCCCTCACCTACCGTGCGCAATACGACGCATTGACCGGAACCCTCAATCGAACCGCGATGAACGATCGTCTCTCCCAAGCACTCTTTCGCGCTCAACGCAACGGTAACAAGATTGCCCTCTATTTTATTGATCTCAATGATTTCAAACAAATCAATGATCAATACGGCCACGAAGCAGGAGATATACTGCTAAGAAGTATCGGGCAAAATCTTCAGGCATGCTTGCGCAATACCGATACCGTCTGTCGTTACGGAGGGGATGAATTTATTGTCATTATTGAAGACATTAAAGGAGAAAATCATTTGGATACTATTCTAGAAACCATACAAACCGCTATCTGTGAACCTATCAATATCGAAAATGAAACGATTATTTATCCCCATGCCAGTATCGGAATGGCACTTTATCCGGACGATGCCGTAGATGAAGAAAATTTAATCCGAGCGGCAGACATCTCAATGTACACCGCAAAAAAAGAGAAATACCTCAGCGTACCGGCACCAATACGCGACGCTGACAATCGCAATCGCTAA
- a CDS encoding M15 family metallopeptidase yields MKLFTLSGVLALAATLGWSSPQCYLDGYPNLIASADESAIILKDGTRFPYHTQKPQTSWNEKIDNADLATQLEQPYDAGGIETPPPYLFSPGRLRYQPFFQALYGKDQKTIEKNLVRINWPTLKGSVKLPVNKVGGVDKKLFLIGQEIAKLPKADRIWAEGATTYCYRVIKDTERLSMHSYGIAIDLAPNTTQYWKDEAPSETARIGYRNTMPLSIVRIFEKHGFIWGGRWYHYDTMHFEYRPELFAPSCAGK; encoded by the coding sequence ATGAAACTTTTTACACTTTCAGGGGTCTTAGCCCTTGCGGCGACATTGGGATGGAGTAGTCCTCAATGTTATTTGGATGGATACCCGAACCTCATCGCTTCAGCGGATGAATCGGCCATCATCCTCAAAGACGGAACACGTTTTCCTTACCACACCCAAAAACCTCAAACCTCGTGGAATGAAAAAATCGACAATGCCGATCTCGCTACCCAGTTAGAGCAACCCTATGATGCAGGGGGAATAGAGACACCCCCGCCGTATCTCTTTAGTCCGGGCCGCCTCCGCTACCAACCGTTTTTCCAAGCCCTCTACGGCAAAGATCAAAAAACCATCGAAAAAAATCTCGTCCGTATTAACTGGCCGACACTCAAAGGCTCCGTAAAACTTCCGGTTAATAAAGTGGGAGGAGTCGATAAAAAACTTTTTCTCATCGGTCAAGAGATCGCAAAACTTCCTAAAGCGGATCGCATTTGGGCGGAAGGGGCCACCACCTATTGCTATCGTGTGATCAAAGACACTGAGCGCCTATCGATGCACAGCTACGGAATCGCCATCGATTTGGCTCCGAATACGACCCAATACTGGAAAGATGAAGCTCCCTCCGAAACCGCCCGTATCGGCTACCGCAATACTATGCCGCTCTCTATTGTTCGTATTTTTGAAAAACACGGCTTTATCTGGGGAGGACGATGGTATCACTATGACACCATGCATTTTGAATACCGTCCTGAACTCTTCGCCCCTTCTTGTGCAGGGAAATAA
- a CDS encoding nucleoside deaminase, whose translation MNHWMQIAYDEAVFGMLNNHGGPFGALIMRDELIIASAHNEVLQTNDPTAHAEINAIRKASHILGKSDLSDCILYTTCYPCPMCMGAIFWARIPTVYYASSMDDAAKGGFDDRIFYTMIRDPETALDLRAVDTERGKELFTKWLDKNDRIIY comes from the coding sequence ATGAATCACTGGATGCAGATCGCTTACGATGAAGCGGTATTTGGGATGCTCAACAACCACGGAGGGCCATTCGGTGCACTCATTATGCGTGATGAGCTTATAATAGCTTCTGCGCATAATGAAGTGTTGCAGACCAACGATCCCACCGCTCATGCAGAGATCAATGCCATCCGAAAAGCCTCTCATATATTAGGAAAATCCGATCTCTCCGACTGTATTCTCTATACCACCTGCTATCCGTGCCCCATGTGTATGGGAGCGATTTTTTGGGCACGAATCCCTACCGTCTATTATGCTTCATCCATGGACGATGCCGCAAAAGGCGGGTTTGATGATAGGATTTTTTATACCATGATCCGCGATCCCGAAACAGCTCTTGATCTTCGAGCTGTCGATACGGAAAGAGGAAAAGAACTTTTCACAAAATGGCTCGACAAAAATGACCGAATTATCTATTGA